TTACAGTTTACATATGGTATTGACATGGAATTATCTAGGATAGCCAAGGTGTAATCATATTTACTATAAAAACAGGGAGAAGAAAGCTGTTAGTTTGCTTTCTTTTTCTATGCATATGCATGAAATAGGGTTAGAAGCTTAATTTTACCCCGCATTAACGGACAGTAATCCTCCCTATCTCAAGGTTCAGAGAGAAGAAAGGAAGATAGGTAGGGGATAACTGCTCGTAAAAGCTCGAGTGGTGAAGGCTTTCCATCAGTGGGAGATGAAGAAAACCCACACTGATGGAAGTTTCACTTTATATAAAATAAAGAAAAAACAGGGTAGGAAAAATTAGTAACAAACTTTTTCTACTCTGTTTTTATATAACGTTTTAATTAAAAAAAAGAACTTTTTTCTCATGTTCATTTGCAACTTCAGTTTTTGAAATGTGTATGGCAAGAAAGCCATTTTCTAAACAGGCTAGCATTTTTTTATAGATGATGTTAGCAGGTAAAGAAATTGTTCGTTGCAAGGACGAGTTCTTATGAAATATATGAATTGCTAGGCCTGTCTCCATCTTGTTTATAAGTACATCTTGTTCTGACACATTAAGGATATCAGTTTCTAAAATATACTCTTGCTCCGTTTCACAAAGATCAATGTGAATGTGATTAGGGAAACTGAAGTTGTCGTATGAATCAGAGCAAAACTGATCCATCCATTCTTCAAAACCATCAACATGAAAAAGACAGTTTTTCTTTTTCTTGCCCATGTAAGACACCCTCCGTAAAGTCTCAATTCATATTATAATATGCATTAAGAAATTAGAGGTGAAAAACAAACTAGAAAATATGTTGAGTGGTTTGTTGTAAATAGCTTAAGTGAGAAGGACAATACATGTGCATTGTCCTTCTTTTACATATCGTGATGCGTGTGATTTTTTTGTCTTGAATGATTTCGGTTTTTTACTTTATGTGACCCACTTAGCGGCTCAGGTTGCCCAGAAGGCTGTCCTTTTTTTGTGTTTTGACGAATAGACTTGCTATTGTTTTTTTCCATGTTGTGTTGCACCTCCTTCTTGTATTTAGAATGAGAGAACTTTGTAAATTTATACGAGAATGTTTTTATGAAAAAAGGTAAAGCTAAGTGAGACTAACTATAACAGAAAGGGGAAAGCGTATGCCGTATCATAAAGATAAACAGCAAGCTTTTCAAGCCGCACAACAAGGAGTCGTACAAGCGGAAAATTTATACAAAAATATTGTGAAAAATGACCCGAATTATGGTCAGGATTTAAAGCATTTACGCCAAGAAGTTCAAGAGGCATATGAACAAATTCAAAATGCATTGGAAGTAGCATCTGAAACACAACGTCCACAACTTGAGCAGTATGAAAGTAATTTGCAAAACATTATACGAGATGTGGATCTGCTAGGCGATTGAACAGGTTGTATGAGTTCAACAACCTGTTCAAGTTTGGAGTCAATATGTTGAAAAGAAAAATTTCTGTAATAATCATTTGTTTGGTTTGTGTTGTACATATATTTCAAGTGGACAAAGTAGAAGCGAAAATGCTGATGAGAAAAGAATTAGAGCCTACGGGTTATGTAACGTGGGAGGTACCAAATAACGAGAAGATAATTGCAATTACATTTGATGATGGTCCGGATCCTACGTATACTCCGCAGGTGTTAAAGCTATTACACCAATATAAAGCTGAGGCAACTTTTTTTATGATTGGTTTTCGGATTCAGCGGAATCCGTATTTAGTTAAGCAGGTGCTAAAGGAAGGACATGAGATTGGAAATCATACGATGAATCATTTATATGCTAGAAGTGCATCTGATGAAAGATTAAAAGATGATATTTTAGCGGGGAAAAAGTATTTACAAAAGTGGGTAAAGGAGCCGCTACTTTTCCGTCCACCAGGTGGATATATTAACTACGCAGTTTTTACGACGGCAAAAGAAGCGGGTTATCAAACCGTTTTATGGTCTTGGCATCAAGATCCAAAAGATTGGGCAAATCCAGGAACTGAGTCCATTGTGAATCATGTTGTGAAAAATGCGAAGAGTGGAGATATAGTGTTATTACATGATGGTGGAAGTGATCGGAGTCAAACTGTAGCTGCATTAGAGAAAATTCTGCCGGCCCTTCAAAAAGAAGGGTATCGATTTGTAAAAGTTTCGGAATTGTTACGTTATAAACATTAAATAAAAATCCCAAAAGGAGTACCTTTTGGGATTTTTCATTACTGATTCTTCTTACGTTTTTTATTATTTTGACGCTGAGCTGGTGTTAGTGGTTCGTTTGCAAACTCCTCATTATAACCAGTTCCTTGTCCTTGTGCTGATGCAGCATTCATTCCTGGAATTACATGATTTGCTTTACGTTTACCCATTTAGTTTCACCCCTATAATGTTTTCTTTATAAACAAATAATGATACATGTATGAACGTAAAGTAATACTCAAAGAGAAAGCTTTACTTTATGGTAATAGTATTCATAAGGAGAGCGAAGACTATTCAAAATTCCAGAGATAAAGAAAACTTATGATAAACTATAAGTTTCTTATTATTTACTTATTTAGAAAGTTGTAATAAGATATTATCGTAAGGTATTGAAAAATTTGTCTACATTTTATATTCAGACAACTCAGTCACGTTTAACAGGGGGGAAACATAATGGTCAAACATAATCCATTTCAATCTCGTGAAACATTTGAAGTAGATGGAAAAACGTATCATTATTATCAATTGAAAGCGCTTGAAAATGCAGGGGTTGGCAACGTATCACAATTACCATATTCAATTAAAGTTTTGCTTGAATCTGTACTTCGTCAAGTTGATGGACGTGTCATTACAGAAGAGCATGTTACAAATTTAGCGAAGTGGGGAACGAAAGATGTTCAAGATATCGATGTTCCATTTAAACCATCTCGCGTAATTTTACAAGACTTCACAGGTGTTCCAGCTGTCGTTGATTTGGCTTCACTTCGAAAAGCAATGGCGGACATGGGTGGAGATCCTGATAAAATTAATCCGGAAATTACTGTAGATCTTGTAATCGATCACTCTGTACAGGTTGATAGAGCGGGTACAGCAGACGCGCTTGAATTCAACATGGACTTAGAGTTTAAACGTAATGAAGAACGTTATAAATTTTTAAGCTGGGCACAAAAATCGTTTGATAACTATCGTGCAGTGCCACCAGCAACAGGTATTGTACACCAAGTAAACCTTGAGTATTTAGCACCAGTTGTTCATGCGGTGAAAAATGCTGAAGGTGAATTAGTTGCATACCCAGATTCATTAGTGGGAACAGACTCTCATACTACAATGATTAATGGTATCGGTGTCCTTGGATGGGGCGTTGGTGGTATTGAGGCAGAAGCAGGGATGCTTGGACAACCTTCATACTTCCCAGTACCAGAAGTAATCGGTGTTAAATTAACTGGTACACTTCCAAGTGGTACAACAGCAACAGACGTTGCGTTAAAAGTAACACAAGTGTTACGTCAGAAAGGTGTAGTTGGTAAATTTGTTGAGTTCTTCGGTAGCGGACTACAAAGCATGCCTTTAGCTGACCGTGCAACAATTTCAAACATGGCACCAGAATACGGTGCAACTTGTGGATTCTTCCCAATTGATGAAATTTCATTAGATTACTTACGTTTAACAGGAAGAGACGAAGAACAAATTCGCATTGTTGAAGAATACTGTAAAGCAAACGGTTTATTCTATACAGCAGACAGTAAAGATCCAATTTATACAGATCTTGTTGAGATTGATTTAAATACAATTGAATCTAACCTTTCAGGACCAAAACGTCCACAAGATTTAATCCCTCTTTCAAACATGAAAGATGAGTTCCATAAAGCGGTTGTGGCACCAGTTGGAACGCAAGGACTTGGGTTCAATGAACAAGAATTTGATAAAGAAGTGAAAGTTGCATTAAAAGATCAAGAAGTAACGATGAAAACAGGTGCAATTGCAATCGCTGCGATTACAAGCTGTACAAATACATCTAATCCATATGTATTAATTGGTGCAGGCTTAGTTGCGAAAAAAGCAATTGAAAAAGGACTTAAAGTACCTGGTTATGTAAAAACATCATTAGCACCAGGATCTAAAGTAGTAACGGAATACTTAGATAAATCAGGCCTAACAACTTATTTAGATCAATTAGGATTCCAAACAGTTGGTTACGGATGTACAACTTGTATCGGTAACTCTGGCCCATTAGAACTAGAATTAGAAGAAGCAATTGCGGCAAATGACCTATTAGTAACATCTGTTTTATCTGGTAACCGTAACTTTGAAGGTCGTATTCATCCGCTTGTAAAAGCGAACTACTTAGCATCACCACCACTTGTTGTGGCGTATGCACTTGCTGGTACAGTGGATATCGACTTGAAAAATGATGCAATCGGTAAAGATGCAAACGGTAACCCGATTTACTTTAACGACATTTGGCCATCAGCTAAAGAAATTGAAGAAGTGGTTCAAAGCGTCGTAACGTCTGAATTGTTCAAAAAAGAATATGCACAAGTATTTAACAGCAATGAACGCTGGAATGAAATTCAAACTTCAAATGAAGCGTTATATACTTGGGATAATGACTCAACATACATTCAAAATCCACCGTTCTTTGAAGGATTATCAAAAGAACCAGGTGAAGTAGAAACACTTTCAGGTTTACGCGTAGTTGGTAAATTTGGTGACTCTGTAACAACAGACCATATTTCACCAGCAGGTTCAATTGGTAAACATACACCAGCAGGCCGCTATTTATTAGAAAATGGTGTACAGCCAGTTGACTTTAACTCTTATGGTTCTCGCCGTGGTAATCATGAAGTTATGATGCGTGGTACATTCGCAAATATCCGTATCAAAAACCAAATCGCACCAGGAACAGAAGGTGGATATACAACTTACTGGCCAACTGGTGAAGTAACATCTATCTATGATGCTGCGATGAAATATAAAGAAGACGGCACTGGACTTCTTGTAGTTGCTGGTAAAGATTACGGTATGGGAAGTTCTCGTGACTGGGCTGCGAAAGGTACAAACCTTTTAGGTATTAAAGCAGT
This sequence is a window from Bacillus pseudomycoides DSM 12442. Protein-coding genes within it:
- the sspO gene encoding small acid-soluble spore protein O, translating into MGKRKANHVIPGMNAASAQGQGTGYNEEFANEPLTPAQRQNNKKRKKNQ
- a CDS encoding small acid-soluble spore protein P codes for the protein MEKNNSKSIRQNTKKGQPSGQPEPLSGSHKVKNRNHSRQKNHTHHDM
- the acnA gene encoding aconitate hydratase AcnA — encoded protein: MVKHNPFQSRETFEVDGKTYHYYQLKALENAGVGNVSQLPYSIKVLLESVLRQVDGRVITEEHVTNLAKWGTKDVQDIDVPFKPSRVILQDFTGVPAVVDLASLRKAMADMGGDPDKINPEITVDLVIDHSVQVDRAGTADALEFNMDLEFKRNEERYKFLSWAQKSFDNYRAVPPATGIVHQVNLEYLAPVVHAVKNAEGELVAYPDSLVGTDSHTTMINGIGVLGWGVGGIEAEAGMLGQPSYFPVPEVIGVKLTGTLPSGTTATDVALKVTQVLRQKGVVGKFVEFFGSGLQSMPLADRATISNMAPEYGATCGFFPIDEISLDYLRLTGRDEEQIRIVEEYCKANGLFYTADSKDPIYTDLVEIDLNTIESNLSGPKRPQDLIPLSNMKDEFHKAVVAPVGTQGLGFNEQEFDKEVKVALKDQEVTMKTGAIAIAAITSCTNTSNPYVLIGAGLVAKKAIEKGLKVPGYVKTSLAPGSKVVTEYLDKSGLTTYLDQLGFQTVGYGCTTCIGNSGPLELELEEAIAANDLLVTSVLSGNRNFEGRIHPLVKANYLASPPLVVAYALAGTVDIDLKNDAIGKDANGNPIYFNDIWPSAKEIEEVVQSVVTSELFKKEYAQVFNSNERWNEIQTSNEALYTWDNDSTYIQNPPFFEGLSKEPGEVETLSGLRVVGKFGDSVTTDHISPAGSIGKHTPAGRYLLENGVQPVDFNSYGSRRGNHEVMMRGTFANIRIKNQIAPGTEGGYTTYWPTGEVTSIYDAAMKYKEDGTGLLVVAGKDYGMGSSRDWAAKGTNLLGIKAVIAESFERIHRSNLVLMGVLPLQFKEGESTETLGLVGNESFEIQIDKTVKPRDLVKVVAIDPEGNEKQFEVVARFDSEVEIDYYRHGGILQMVLREKIEESKVSN
- a CDS encoding Hsp20 family protein, whose product is MGKKKKNCLFHVDGFEEWMDQFCSDSYDNFSFPNHIHIDLCETEQEYILETDILNVSEQDVLINKMETGLAIHIFHKNSSLQRTISLPANIIYKKMLACLENGFLAIHISKTEVANEHEKKVLFFN
- a CDS encoding polysaccharide deacetylase family protein encodes the protein MLKRKISVIIICLVCVVHIFQVDKVEAKMLMRKELEPTGYVTWEVPNNEKIIAITFDDGPDPTYTPQVLKLLHQYKAEATFFMIGFRIQRNPYLVKQVLKEGHEIGNHTMNHLYARSASDERLKDDILAGKKYLQKWVKEPLLFRPPGGYINYAVFTTAKEAGYQTVLWSWHQDPKDWANPGTESIVNHVVKNAKSGDIVLLHDGGSDRSQTVAALEKILPALQKEGYRFVKVSELLRYKH